Proteins encoded by one window of Salvia splendens isolate huo1 chromosome 7, SspV2, whole genome shotgun sequence:
- the LOC121742142 gene encoding transcription factor PIF3-like isoform X1: protein MPLYEFLRLAIEKLESSQQKSSSIDPSSKTENGLFGQPDKVATNLSLQPDTPSACDGERPGKSSGVEYIFNDISPVLDISQKDEASPWLSYPGDDSLQVYSSGVLPQPSSSVSFMSQKHGRSCDQAVIDSDVVELSSFKARPLQTCLHQKDQTDDPSLLNCQDAKFWNSEEGVDLHVPAAVNSSRLLANEDKDLFLDGRTKDISLDTFLKTDKSSIQSNTVASTRPLDGKRIIESIVGSSFVSSRNGADKNLDEQNHYTKRKSRGNEESECQSDELQTESVGLKTLTPAEGGRGSKRRRVAEMHNLSERRRRDRINQKMLALQELIPNCNKSRSFYYPQTDKASMLDEAIEYLKILKHQVQVMSMGYGVCVAPLMFPPGAQNMYYAPTPHPSYAGMRMGAGFGNMTVDAAHCSVFYQHFSTPVVNCQGAIAPMHGHPCPRLHSTVSGVHTHFFPPTKCNKTTAMGSSALKLTNHNSKDVIANKKSHNMEVSSSVSTQLQAKNEVRNRRPTACKSNNRAADGSRN from the exons ATGCCTCTGTATGAGTTCTTGAGATTGGCTATCGAAAAGCTCGAATCTAGCCAGCAGAAATCATCTTCTATTGATCCCTCTTCAAA AACGGAAAATGGCTTATTTGGACAGCCTGATAAGGTTGCTACCAACCTCAGTTTGCAGCCTGATACCCCTAGTGCCTGTGATGGAGAGAGGCCGGGAAAATCTAGTGGTGTCGAGTATATCTTCAATGATATTTCGCCAGTATTGGATATAAGTCAAAAGGATGAAGCCTCTCCTTGGTTAAGTTATCCCGGAGATGATAGCCTGCAAGTTTACTCTTCTGGTGTCTTACCTCAACCATCATCAAGTGTTTCTTTTATGTCACAGAAACATGGAAGGAGTTGTGATCAGGCAGTTATTGATTCAGATGTTGTGGAGTTATCTTCTTTCAAAGCTCGTCCGCTGCAAACGTGTCTGCATCAGAAGGACCAGACTGATGATCCTTCCTTACTGAACTGCCAAGATGCTAAGTTTTGGAATAGTGAAGAGGGTGTAGACTTACATGTTCCAGCCGCAGTAAACTCTTCACGGTTATTGGCCAACGAAGATAAAGATTTGTTTCTTGATGGAAGGACCAAGGATATCAGCCTAGATACCTTCTTGAAAACTGATAAAAGTTCGATTCAAAGCAACACCGTTGCTTCAACTAGGCCTCTAGATGGGAAGAGAATCATCGAGTCTATCGTTGGTTCTTCGTTTGTAAGCTCTAGAAACGGCGCTGATAAGAATCTCGACGAACAGAACCATTATACCAAACGAAAATCTCGTGGCAATGAGGAGTCTGAATGCCAAAGTGAT GAACTCCAAACTGAGTCTGTTGGCCTGAAAACACTAACTCCAGCTGAAGGAGGCCGGGGATCAAAGAGAAGGCGTGTGGCAGAAATGCATAATCTTTCCGAAAGG AGGCGAAGAGATAGGATCAATCAGAAAATGCTTGCTTTGCAAGAACTTATACCCAACTGCAATAAG TCCAGGTCTTTTTATTACCCTCAGACGGATAAGGCTTCCATGCTCGATGAAGCCATCGAATATCTAAAGATTCTTAAACATCAAGTGCAG GTTATGTCAATGGGATATGGAGTATGCGTCGCGCCATTGATGTTTCCACCGGGAGCTCAAAACATGTACTATGCACCTACACCTCATCCTTCATACGCGGGGATGAGAATGGGAGCGGGTTTTGGTAACATGACCGTGGATGCTGCTCACTGTTCTGTTTTCTACCAACATTTTTCTACGCCTGTCGTAAACTGCCAAGGTGCTATCGCTCCGATGCATGGACATCCCTGCCCGAGACTTCACAGCACAGTCTCTGGAGTGCACACGCACTTTTTTCCTCCAACTAAATGTAACAAAACTACAGCGATGGGGTCAAGTGCCTTGAAGCTAACAAATCACAACTCCAAGGATGTGATTGCGAACAAGAAGTCACACAACATGGAAGTGAGCAGCTCAGTCTCTACTCAG CTGCAAGCGAAAAATGAAGTTCGAAACCGGCGTCCTACAGCATGTAAGAGTAATAATCGAGCTGCAGATGGCAGCAGAAACTAA
- the LOC121742142 gene encoding transcription factor PIF3-like isoform X2, with amino-acid sequence MPLYEFLRLAIEKLESSQQKSSSIDPSSKTENGLFGQPDKVATNLSLQPDTPSACDGERPGKSSGVEYIFNDISPVLDISQKDEASPWLSYPGDDSLQVYSSGVLPQPSSSVSFMSQKHGRSCDQAVIDSDVVELSSFKARPLQTCLHQKDQTDDPSLLNCQDAKFWNSEEGVDLHVPAAVNSSRLLANEDKDLFLDGRTKDISLDTFLKTDKSSIQSNTVASTRPLDGKRIIESIVGSSFVSSRNGADKNLDEQNHYTKRKSRGNEESECQSDELQTESVGLKTLTPAEGGRGSKRRRVAEMHNLSERRRRDRINQKMLALQELIPNCNKTDKASMLDEAIEYLKILKHQVQVMSMGYGVCVAPLMFPPGAQNMYYAPTPHPSYAGMRMGAGFGNMTVDAAHCSVFYQHFSTPVVNCQGAIAPMHGHPCPRLHSTVSGVHTHFFPPTKCNKTTAMGSSALKLTNHNSKDVIANKKSHNMEVSSSVSTQLQAKNEVRNRRPTACKSNNRAADGSRN; translated from the exons ATGCCTCTGTATGAGTTCTTGAGATTGGCTATCGAAAAGCTCGAATCTAGCCAGCAGAAATCATCTTCTATTGATCCCTCTTCAAA AACGGAAAATGGCTTATTTGGACAGCCTGATAAGGTTGCTACCAACCTCAGTTTGCAGCCTGATACCCCTAGTGCCTGTGATGGAGAGAGGCCGGGAAAATCTAGTGGTGTCGAGTATATCTTCAATGATATTTCGCCAGTATTGGATATAAGTCAAAAGGATGAAGCCTCTCCTTGGTTAAGTTATCCCGGAGATGATAGCCTGCAAGTTTACTCTTCTGGTGTCTTACCTCAACCATCATCAAGTGTTTCTTTTATGTCACAGAAACATGGAAGGAGTTGTGATCAGGCAGTTATTGATTCAGATGTTGTGGAGTTATCTTCTTTCAAAGCTCGTCCGCTGCAAACGTGTCTGCATCAGAAGGACCAGACTGATGATCCTTCCTTACTGAACTGCCAAGATGCTAAGTTTTGGAATAGTGAAGAGGGTGTAGACTTACATGTTCCAGCCGCAGTAAACTCTTCACGGTTATTGGCCAACGAAGATAAAGATTTGTTTCTTGATGGAAGGACCAAGGATATCAGCCTAGATACCTTCTTGAAAACTGATAAAAGTTCGATTCAAAGCAACACCGTTGCTTCAACTAGGCCTCTAGATGGGAAGAGAATCATCGAGTCTATCGTTGGTTCTTCGTTTGTAAGCTCTAGAAACGGCGCTGATAAGAATCTCGACGAACAGAACCATTATACCAAACGAAAATCTCGTGGCAATGAGGAGTCTGAATGCCAAAGTGAT GAACTCCAAACTGAGTCTGTTGGCCTGAAAACACTAACTCCAGCTGAAGGAGGCCGGGGATCAAAGAGAAGGCGTGTGGCAGAAATGCATAATCTTTCCGAAAGG AGGCGAAGAGATAGGATCAATCAGAAAATGCTTGCTTTGCAAGAACTTATACCCAACTGCAATAAG ACGGATAAGGCTTCCATGCTCGATGAAGCCATCGAATATCTAAAGATTCTTAAACATCAAGTGCAG GTTATGTCAATGGGATATGGAGTATGCGTCGCGCCATTGATGTTTCCACCGGGAGCTCAAAACATGTACTATGCACCTACACCTCATCCTTCATACGCGGGGATGAGAATGGGAGCGGGTTTTGGTAACATGACCGTGGATGCTGCTCACTGTTCTGTTTTCTACCAACATTTTTCTACGCCTGTCGTAAACTGCCAAGGTGCTATCGCTCCGATGCATGGACATCCCTGCCCGAGACTTCACAGCACAGTCTCTGGAGTGCACACGCACTTTTTTCCTCCAACTAAATGTAACAAAACTACAGCGATGGGGTCAAGTGCCTTGAAGCTAACAAATCACAACTCCAAGGATGTGATTGCGAACAAGAAGTCACACAACATGGAAGTGAGCAGCTCAGTCTCTACTCAG CTGCAAGCGAAAAATGAAGTTCGAAACCGGCGTCCTACAGCATGTAAGAGTAATAATCGAGCTGCAGATGGCAGCAGAAACTAA
- the LOC121742146 gene encoding G patch domain-containing protein 8-like, which yields MDSRWYSGKQDMHMRRQQKDDEGYEAAILEDLAEDFRLPIGHRVTENVDLDNVEQASLDIQLPSSNVGFRLLQKMGWKGKGLGKDEQGITEPIKSGIRDAKLGLGKQEEDDYFTAEENIQRRKLDIEVAETEELVKKREVIAEREQKIQSEVKEIRKVFYCDLCNKQYKLAMEFEAHLSSYDHNHRKRFKEMRDMHGSSSRDDRLKREQQRQEREMAKFKQMADTHKQQQQMKNQEEAGTLPATPAPSSATVVADQDQRKVLKFGFSAKGSAAKSSISNSAKSKKPKVAVASVFGNDSDEE from the exons ATGGATAGTAGATGGTATAGTGGTAAACAGGACATGCACATGAGAAGGCAGCAAAAAGATGATGAG GGGTATGAAGCTGCTATTCTTGAGGATCTTGCTGAGGATTTTCGTTTACCAATTGGTCATAGAGTGACTGAGAACGTAGATTTGGATAATGTGGAGCAAGCATCTCTCGACATACAGCTGCCATCATCAAATGTCGGATTTAGGCTTCTGCAGAAGATGGGATGGAAAGGGAAGGGGCTTGGAAAGGATGAACAAG GGATAACTGAGCCAATAAAATCTGGAATAAGGGATGCCAAATTAGGTCTGGGTAAACAAGAGGAAGATGATTATTTTACAGCAGAAGAAAACATCCAGCGTAGAAAGCTTGATATTGAAGTTGCAGAGACTGAGGAACTTGTAAAGAAGAGAGAG GTTATAGCAGAGCGTGAGCAGAAAATTCAAAGTGAGGTGAAAGAAATACGGAAGGTGTTTTATTGTGATCTCTGCAACAAGCAATATAAACTGGCAATGGAGTTTGAAGCTCACCTAAGCTCTTATGACCACAACCACAGAAAG AGGTTTAAAGAAATGAGAGATATGCATGGAAGCAGCAGTCGTGATGACAGACTGAAAAGAGAACAGCAACGCCAAGAGAGGGAGATGGCTAAGTTTAAGCAGAT GGCTGATACACATAAACAGCAGCAACAGATGAAGAATCAGGAGGAAGCTGGAACCCTTCCAGCTACTCCTGCACCAAGTAGTGCTACTGTAGTTGCAGACCAAGATCAGCGAAAAGTTTTGAAGTTCGGATTCTCTGCAAAAGGCAGTGCAGCCAAG AGCTCTATTAGTAATTCTGCAAAGAGCAAGAAGCCGAAGGTTGCTGTTGCTTCAGTTTTCGGGAATGACAGTGATGAAGAATAG